The DNA region AGGAAAGCACTCCACCAACGCCGGTCTATTCTCAGCCGCTCATGACTCATGCACCGCTACCACCAACCCCTGCGGGCGCGCCTCCGACACACTCGGGAGTAGTTCCGCCACCAGTCCCATCGCCGGAAACTCGAGCACCGTCCACCTCCACTGATGGTGCCCGCATCGTCACATTGGAAGGCGACATCACCACATTGAGGGGTACGATCAACCAGATGGTTGCTGACatggccgagctcatggccTTGCTCAAGGGCCCAAACCGCGCCTCCTCAAACTCTACTCCGCCTCCAGGGTACGGGCCAACGGTCGACCCAAACCCTTGGGTCCCGCCGACCCATGCTCCGGAAGGTGTTGAAGCACCTGCAATACACGCACCGACGGGTCACCCGGCCA from Punica granatum isolate Tunisia-2019 chromosome 3, ASM765513v2, whole genome shotgun sequence includes:
- the LOC116200361 gene encoding extensin-like; the protein is MAQNNQPASFEESTPPTPVYSQPLMTHAPLPPTPAGAPPTHSGVVPPPVPSPETRAPSTSTDGARIVTLEGDITTLRGTINQMVADMAELMALLKGPNRASSNSTPPPGYGPTVDPNPWVPPTHAPEGVEAPAIHAPTGHPASVPSPSVTLSAVIPPPPSDPTTLVPPPMSIPVSAPVYAAPPPMVFPVPNLHAPVFTSEPLAFQAPQPHISFSYPAPPPVNIPVSEPNTPTQAAFAAPPTNCLLETEVEQE